From Propionispora vibrioides, one genomic window encodes:
- the tilS gene encoding tRNA lysidine(34) synthetase TilS, translated as MIKKVKQYIESHSLLRSGDTVLLACSGGPDSLALLHILQALRSTYDIELVAAHVDHMIRGAESAADAQFVADFCRQRDIRCYSTALDIPALAAGSGHSLEETARFFRYRYLREVAAKVKAAAIATGHHRDDQAETVLIHLLRGAGGDGLAGMLPTGNGIIRPLLAVTRSEIEAYCREHRLPARTDSTNRQTDYLRNSIRLELLPWLEERYNPAIKESLCRTAAIIGEEHAFVRAAAEQIWGETVQTESEMFVLDGQKFASLPCALQREVLRLTIEKKQGNLRGISFYHVEKMIEMILTGQVGACLPLPGCLWARKTYNGLVIGTLSHPAEPEIPAPVDIRLNVPGRTVAAELGCIVHARLLQASTGDHLSQNAVFDADKLVPPLGIRTRLPGDRFVPSGMRGSKKLKDFFIDAKVERQQRDQVPIIYDAAGILWVCGFRQSERGKIDSNTRNLLQLTIEKQGEKDGTFDDG; from the coding sequence ATGATAAAAAAAGTTAAACAATATATAGAGAGTCACTCGCTGCTGCGATCCGGTGATACCGTTCTGCTGGCCTGCTCCGGCGGGCCGGACTCGCTGGCGTTGCTGCATATCCTGCAAGCTTTGCGCTCAACCTATGATATTGAACTGGTAGCGGCCCATGTGGACCATATGATCCGGGGGGCTGAGTCGGCGGCAGACGCGCAGTTTGTCGCTGATTTCTGCCGGCAACGGGATATCCGCTGTTACAGCACGGCGCTGGACATTCCGGCTTTAGCCGCCGGTTCCGGGCATTCGCTGGAGGAGACGGCACGGTTCTTCAGATACCGGTATTTGCGGGAAGTTGCCGCCAAGGTCAAAGCGGCAGCTATTGCCACAGGCCATCACCGGGACGATCAGGCTGAGACGGTACTCATCCATCTTTTGCGGGGCGCGGGCGGTGACGGTCTGGCGGGTATGCTGCCGACCGGTAACGGAATTATCCGGCCGTTGCTGGCGGTGACCCGGTCTGAGATTGAGGCCTACTGCCGGGAGCACCGGCTGCCGGCCCGCACGGACAGCACTAATCGGCAAACCGATTATCTGCGCAATTCCATCCGTCTGGAATTGCTGCCTTGGCTGGAGGAACGCTATAATCCGGCAATTAAGGAGTCTTTGTGCCGCACGGCGGCGATCATTGGCGAGGAGCACGCTTTTGTCCGGGCGGCAGCCGAGCAGATCTGGGGAGAAACGGTACAAACCGAGTCGGAAATGTTCGTGTTGGACGGACAGAAGTTTGCCAGTCTGCCTTGTGCGCTGCAGCGGGAAGTATTGCGTTTGACAATTGAAAAAAAACAGGGAAATCTAAGAGGAATAAGCTTCTATCATGTGGAAAAAATGATAGAGATGATTTTAACCGGACAGGTGGGCGCCTGCCTGCCGTTGCCCGGCTGCCTTTGGGCACGCAAGACTTATAACGGTCTTGTCATTGGCACTCTGTCCCATCCGGCGGAACCGGAGATTCCTGCTCCGGTGGACATCCGGTTGAATGTACCGGGCCGTACGGTGGCGGCGGAATTAGGGTGCATAGTTCACGCCCGATTATTGCAAGCTAGTACTGGTGACCATTTATCGCAGAACGCGGTCTTTGATGCCGACAAGCTTGTGCCGCCCTTGGGTATCAGGACGCGTCTGCCGGGAGACCGTTTTGTTCCGTCAGGTATGCGGGGCAGCAAGAAATTAAAGGACTTTTTTATTGACGCTAAGGTAGAGCGTCAACAGCGCGATCAGGTGCCGATCATCTATGATGCAGCAGGAATACTGTGGGTCTGTGGTTTCAGGCAGTCTGAACGAGGCAAAATAGACAGCAATACTCGGAATTTATTGCAGCTGACAATCGAAAAGCAGGGGGAGAAAGATGGTACATTCGATGATGGATGA
- a CDS encoding threonine/serine exporter family protein: MVVFKLVAVFLMSVSVGVLYRIPRSLLLYAGGVGVAAWGVMYLAGLAGANPIMANFLASIVIGVSAELLARLLKKPAIIFIIPAFFPLVPGSEAYTTMLYMVKGHYVDGVSMAMRTVLTGAAIAFGIFSSSTAYRLVINYNKLGRVGKLPK; the protein is encoded by the coding sequence ATGGTTGTTTTTAAATTGGTGGCGGTATTTCTAATGTCTGTTTCTGTCGGGGTGTTATACCGGATTCCGCGCAGCTTGCTGTTATATGCCGGCGGCGTTGGCGTGGCCGCCTGGGGAGTTATGTATCTGGCGGGACTGGCGGGAGCCAACCCGATAATGGCTAATTTTTTGGCCAGCATTGTTATCGGCGTGTCGGCCGAACTATTGGCCCGGCTGTTAAAGAAACCGGCAATCATCTTTATTATTCCCGCGTTTTTTCCCCTGGTGCCGGGCAGCGAGGCCTATACAACCATGCTGTATATGGTGAAGGGGCACTATGTGGACGGGGTATCCATGGCTATGCGTACCGTTTTGACGGGCGCCGCCATTGCTTTCGGCATTTTTTCTAGTTCTACCGCCTATCGCCTGGTGATAAATTATAATAAATTAGGGCGTGTCGGAAAGCTACCGAAATGA
- a CDS encoding threonine/serine exporter family protein, which produces MEIPLEKIVLLAALAGEVLLKNGGETRRVEETMEHMARACGAAGVESFVIPTGVFLTVSDASGQSLTMIRRVRDRTINLDRIAKVNELSRRLVERRIDPGSAKAILLRISKERSGFSLPTSIAASGAIGATTAVLQAGGFFEIGAAFVAAGAVRYIAHVVSRLQGTPVAYEFLGGAVVAVIGSVLYYYWPHLGRDSIIIGGIMPLVPGMAITNALRDFIVGDLVSGLSRGMEALLTAVAVAMGVFIVLATVL; this is translated from the coding sequence GTGGAGATTCCCTTGGAGAAGATTGTTCTGTTGGCGGCGCTGGCCGGTGAAGTCCTGCTAAAAAACGGCGGTGAGACCCGGCGGGTGGAGGAAACGATGGAGCATATGGCCAGAGCCTGCGGCGCGGCCGGTGTGGAGAGTTTTGTCATTCCAACCGGGGTCTTTCTGACGGTAAGCGATGCGTCGGGCCAGTCGCTGACAATGATTCGCCGGGTCAGGGACCGGACGATCAACCTGGACCGCATTGCCAAGGTGAACGAGCTGTCGCGCCGGCTGGTGGAGCGGCGTATTGATCCTGGCAGCGCCAAAGCCATCCTGTTGCGCATCTCCAAGGAACGGAGCGGATTCTCTTTGCCGACTTCCATAGCTGCGTCGGGCGCCATCGGGGCGACGACCGCTGTCCTGCAGGCCGGCGGTTTTTTTGAGATTGGGGCGGCTTTCGTAGCCGCCGGCGCGGTACGTTATATTGCCCATGTTGTTTCCCGGCTGCAGGGAACGCCGGTAGCTTATGAGTTTTTAGGCGGCGCAGTAGTGGCGGTGATTGGTTCGGTTTTATACTATTACTGGCCCCATTTAGGCCGTGACAGCATTATTATCGGCGGCATCATGCCCCTGGTGCCGGGTATGGCGATTACCAATGCGCTGCGTGATTTCATTGTCGGTGATCTGGTGAGCGGCCTGTCACGGGGCATGGAAGCCCTGCTAACGGCGGTGGCGGTAGCCATGGGCGTTTTTATCGTCCTGGCGACGGTCCTGTGA
- the spoIIE gene encoding stage II sporulation protein E encodes MSKVTVVSLPDKAVGLPEMAEQVSAAPAIKQRMTESFKVGRLLVRRFAAVVTAEYLFVAVLAFLLSRVSILGEISPFGLAFFAATAQFLPSQALGAGFWVIVGSLSAGHYSEASVYGLSVLLYFLLADKLTLLHRKFLAVPLFLMGTVLIGGLGLAYMNLPVVTLYTVLEICMEAAMCMLLAYAFLYAFPVLQAAPASAGRQLSQETFMCLVVLLAIASSGLDGWWLLDYNVRNMAGSLLIMILALAGGPGAGAAAGTVLGLAAGLLDGAVMHVAYYALAGTFAGIFRKFGKFAVILGFETGSLLTILFFGQAAELLNVLSESALAAIPFICLPMSWLGEWTARFVPRGERAKPSQKISEAATKLTHVADLFQELAVTMNRVSEPRPEQFREEATAKVLAAIDEQVCGACAQRANCWEVDFYRTSQVISELILSGEAITSSTLPPYLRSVCIKQRELAVALVAVAEQSGGTGGSRYKLAGQRQLVAEQMKAIANIVGNLAQEVVRETKDDRRAAALLASKAAEAGCPVSGVKVNGRQGTLCIRLEKEPCQDRQECRQVILPLAANLLQERMVLRTQCGHALRHKPCQIVLQPAKRFTVQAGMASLAKEVHQVCGDTCSVTHLPQGKTLLLLSDGMGSGSQAATESSLAVQLMEKLLTAGFAVEAAIRTTNAMLLLQGPAESFATLDMAIIDTYNGAVEFLKIGAPPSFVKRVHEVGMIRSASLPIGILQQIEIEPVEAQLAAGDIIVMVSDGVADVQATAAGKENWVINYLRRLRSSQPQEVAQQILAEAKRLSGGRLRDDMTVLAVRIAESNALQGKTAG; translated from the coding sequence ATGTCGAAAGTAACAGTAGTTTCTTTGCCGGATAAAGCCGTAGGGCTGCCGGAAATGGCCGAACAGGTCAGTGCGGCGCCTGCCATAAAGCAACGAATGACAGAAAGTTTCAAAGTGGGACGCCTGTTGGTTAGACGTTTTGCGGCGGTGGTGACGGCGGAGTATTTGTTTGTTGCCGTACTGGCCTTCTTGCTGTCGAGGGTCAGTATTCTCGGTGAAATTTCTCCCTTCGGACTGGCCTTTTTTGCGGCAACGGCTCAATTCTTGCCCAGTCAGGCTTTAGGGGCCGGGTTCTGGGTGATTGTGGGGAGCCTGTCGGCCGGACACTATTCGGAGGCGTCAGTCTACGGGTTGTCGGTGTTGCTTTACTTTCTGCTGGCAGACAAGCTTACGCTGCTGCATCGGAAATTCCTGGCCGTTCCGTTGTTTCTGATGGGCACGGTACTGATCGGCGGGCTGGGATTGGCTTATATGAACCTACCGGTTGTTACCCTGTATACGGTATTGGAAATTTGTATGGAGGCCGCCATGTGCATGCTGCTGGCCTATGCGTTTTTATACGCTTTCCCGGTCTTGCAGGCGGCGCCGGCAAGCGCCGGCAGGCAGCTCAGTCAGGAAACCTTCATGTGTCTGGTCGTTTTGCTGGCGATTGCTAGCAGCGGTTTGGATGGCTGGTGGTTATTGGATTACAATGTACGCAATATGGCCGGCAGTCTGCTAATCATGATACTGGCCCTGGCGGGCGGACCGGGAGCCGGTGCCGCTGCCGGGACCGTGCTTGGTCTGGCCGCCGGATTGCTGGACGGCGCGGTGATGCATGTGGCGTACTATGCCCTGGCCGGGACTTTTGCGGGTATTTTTCGTAAATTTGGTAAATTTGCCGTTATTTTAGGCTTTGAAACAGGCAGTCTCTTGACCATATTATTCTTTGGACAAGCTGCTGAGCTGTTAAATGTATTAAGTGAATCCGCCTTAGCCGCGATTCCTTTTATTTGCCTGCCCATGAGCTGGTTGGGAGAATGGACGGCCCGCTTTGTGCCGCGGGGAGAACGGGCAAAACCGTCGCAAAAAATCAGTGAGGCGGCGACTAAACTGACTCATGTGGCTGATCTATTTCAGGAACTGGCAGTGACCATGAACCGGGTTAGCGAGCCGCGACCGGAACAGTTCCGGGAAGAAGCGACTGCCAAGGTGCTGGCGGCTATTGATGAACAGGTTTGTGGGGCCTGCGCCCAGCGGGCCAATTGCTGGGAAGTTGATTTTTACCGGACCAGCCAGGTGATTAGTGAACTGATTTTATCAGGGGAAGCCATCACAAGCAGCACATTGCCGCCTTATTTGCGCAGCGTATGCATTAAACAGCGGGAACTGGCGGTGGCTCTTGTTGCGGTGGCTGAGCAGAGCGGCGGTACGGGCGGCAGCCGTTACAAGCTGGCCGGCCAGCGGCAACTGGTGGCCGAACAAATGAAAGCGATTGCCAATATTGTGGGAAACCTGGCGCAGGAAGTGGTCAGAGAAACAAAAGATGACCGGAGAGCGGCGGCGCTGCTGGCATCGAAAGCGGCCGAGGCGGGCTGTCCCGTGAGTGGTGTGAAAGTGAACGGCCGCCAAGGGACGTTATGTATCCGGCTGGAAAAGGAACCTTGTCAGGATCGGCAAGAATGCCGGCAGGTTATTTTGCCGTTGGCCGCCAATTTGCTGCAGGAACGAATGGTACTGCGGACTCAGTGCGGTCATGCCCTGCGACACAAGCCCTGTCAGATCGTGCTCCAGCCGGCCAAACGTTTTACCGTACAGGCCGGTATGGCCAGCTTAGCTAAGGAGGTACACCAGGTTTGCGGCGACACCTGTTCCGTCACACATTTGCCGCAAGGGAAAACGCTGCTGCTACTAAGCGATGGTATGGGCAGTGGCAGTCAGGCGGCGACGGAAAGCTCTCTGGCGGTACAACTCATGGAAAAACTCCTGACTGCCGGTTTTGCTGTGGAAGCGGCCATTAGGACAACCAATGCTATGCTGCTGCTGCAGGGACCGGCTGAAAGCTTTGCTACGCTGGATATGGCAATTATTGATACTTATAACGGGGCGGTGGAGTTTCTCAAGATTGGCGCTCCGCCAAGTTTTGTAAAACGGGTTCATGAAGTCGGCATGATCCGGTCGGCATCGTTGCCAATCGGCATATTGCAGCAGATTGAAATTGAACCGGTAGAGGCGCAACTGGCGGCAGGCGATATTATTGTCATGGTAAGCGACGGTGTGGCCGATGTACAGGCGACGGCAGCCGGCAAAGAGAATTGGGTAATCAATTATTTGCGGCGCCTGCGCAGCAGTCAGCCGCAGGAGGTGGCACAGCAGATTCTGGCGGAAGCCAAACGCCTGTCGGGCGGACGCCTGCGGGATGATATGACGGTGTTGGCCGTCCGGATTGCGGAGTCCAATGCCCTACAGGGAAAAACAGCCGGATAA
- a CDS encoding S1 domain-containing RNA-binding protein, with product MSIEIGSVVEGVVTGITNFGAFVELPGGKVGLIHISEVADVYVRDVKDFLKEQDKVKVKVLSVDERGKIGLSIKQLQAPNPNAAVGPKRVYANDNRRPANDNRRPNKFNTVSFEDKLNKFLKDSDERLSDLKRNTESKRGGRGAARRAE from the coding sequence ATGTCCATTGAAATTGGCAGTGTGGTAGAGGGCGTTGTAACCGGGATTACAAATTTCGGGGCGTTTGTTGAACTGCCTGGAGGAAAAGTCGGTCTCATCCATATTTCTGAAGTCGCCGATGTATATGTCCGCGATGTAAAAGATTTTCTCAAGGAACAGGATAAGGTAAAGGTCAAAGTGTTATCGGTTGACGAGCGCGGTAAAATCGGCTTGTCCATCAAACAGTTGCAAGCGCCAAATCCTAATGCCGCTGTAGGCCCCAAACGAGTATACGCCAATGATAATCGGCGCCCTGCCAATGACAATCGGCGTCCCAACAAGTTTAACACCGTTTCTTTTGAGGATAAGCTGAACAAGTTTCTGAAAGACAGTGATGAACGGTTAAGTGATCTTAAGCGCAACACGGAATCAAAGCGTGGTGGCCGTGGCGCTGCCCGCCGAGCGGAATAA
- a CDS encoding FtsB family cell division protein gives MLYCLLPAASWCRKLSMMVVLKVIKQRPKYRLKWFRLVVIGLIVYFAYLSFGQQSQINAINQELEATKAKLAEADKRHAELTEERNRLNDRTYIEKLAREELGLVKPGEVPYVPAKE, from the coding sequence ATGTTGTATTGCCTTTTGCCGGCTGCCTCGTGGTGCCGGAAATTATCAATGATGGTGGTGCTGAAAGTGATCAAGCAGCGGCCGAAATACCGGCTAAAATGGTTTAGGCTGGTCGTTATCGGACTGATTGTGTATTTTGCGTATCTTTCTTTTGGACAACAATCTCAGATTAATGCGATCAACCAGGAGCTTGAGGCGACGAAAGCTAAGCTGGCGGAAGCCGACAAACGTCATGCCGAACTGACGGAGGAGCGTAACCGTCTGAATGACCGGACCTATATTGAGAAGCTGGCCCGGGAGGAACTGGGTTTGGTAAAACCGGGAGAAGTGCCCTATGTTCCGGCCAAGGAATAA
- the yabQ gene encoding spore cortex biosynthesis protein YabQ codes for MELSGQAAVFGVMAATGFLLGILFDGYRVLRGTARLKKWSTALADLLYWLIATAVVFGILLFSNGGELRLYVFIGLFAGAALYYRLASSFVIRLLLQGLRLTGAGVRYLKLLLFWLVVKPVAILFGALVFPFLFTGRRLAAAGRSAGRYCRARRPWRFNKRPPEK; via the coding sequence ATGGAATTGAGCGGGCAGGCTGCAGTGTTTGGGGTCATGGCGGCAACAGGCTTCCTGCTAGGCATTTTATTTGACGGCTACCGGGTTTTACGGGGAACCGCCAGGCTGAAAAAATGGAGCACGGCATTGGCCGACCTTTTGTACTGGCTGATTGCGACCGCCGTGGTTTTCGGCATCCTGCTGTTCAGCAACGGCGGTGAGCTCAGATTATATGTCTTTATCGGTTTATTTGCCGGTGCCGCTCTGTACTATCGTCTGGCCAGCTCCTTCGTCATTCGTTTGCTGTTGCAGGGGCTCCGGCTTACCGGCGCCGGCGTCAGATACCTGAAACTGTTGCTGTTCTGGCTGGTGGTAAAACCGGTGGCTATCCTGTTTGGAGCACTGGTCTTTCCTTTTCTGTTTACTGGGCGGCGGCTGGCGGCTGCGGGGCGGAGCGCCGGGCGATATTGCCGCGCCCGTAGACCCTGGCGCTTTAACAAGCGGCCGCCGGAGAAGTAG
- a CDS encoding lytic transglycosylase domain-containing protein — protein MRSRLLRTWRFLVWLLLAELLTYGVLHTAVLGYRTLSWRHFNNRAAAPGQPVPADIPYAGLINQAAGAAGVNPELVAGVIFAESSFNPQAVSPTGARGLMQVMPATWRQINSEIHATGGRSDEACYFDPAVNIRIGTAYLSRLLERYKGNAVQALAAYNAGPQAVDDYGGVPPYDETRQYLARIARYSSELRQEPFTWPGDDLNAFWPPLHLLTGATLLLLVCQGRQLRNRHKSWRWY, from the coding sequence TTGCGAAGCAGACTGCTAAGGACATGGCGCTTCCTGGTCTGGCTGCTGCTGGCTGAGCTGCTGACGTATGGTGTGTTACACACAGCGGTGCTGGGATACAGGACCTTAAGCTGGCGGCATTTTAATAACCGGGCAGCAGCGCCGGGTCAGCCGGTGCCGGCGGACATCCCCTATGCCGGGCTGATCAATCAGGCGGCTGGGGCGGCCGGCGTTAATCCGGAACTGGTAGCCGGTGTGATTTTCGCTGAAAGTTCCTTTAATCCTCAGGCGGTGTCCCCGACTGGTGCCAGGGGGCTGATGCAAGTCATGCCGGCCACCTGGCGGCAAATCAACAGTGAAATTCATGCCACCGGTGGCCGGAGCGATGAAGCCTGCTACTTTGATCCGGCGGTAAATATACGGATCGGCACAGCGTATTTGAGTCGCCTGCTGGAGCGGTACAAGGGTAATGCCGTACAAGCGCTGGCGGCGTATAATGCGGGACCGCAGGCTGTGGATGACTACGGCGGCGTACCGCCGTATGATGAAACCAGGCAGTATCTGGCACGGATTGCGCGGTACTCTTCCGAACTGCGGCAAGAGCCGTTTACCTGGCCGGGCGATGACCTGAACGCCTTTTGGCCGCCGTTGCACCTGCTGACAGGGGCAACACTGCTGCTTTTGGTGTGTCAGGGGCGCCAACTGCGTAACAGACATAAATCCTGGCGGTGGTACTAG
- a CDS encoding YabP/YqfC family sporulation protein: MPVDNRTPKWQHQLRLVEREELEVEGVVSLGSYDENEMIMETEQGLLSIKGEHLNIKQLNLEQGSLVVEGLVKGISYDDGGHQKKGLLERFLK; this comes from the coding sequence ATGCCGGTTGATAATAGAACACCGAAGTGGCAGCATCAACTGCGGTTAGTGGAAAGGGAGGAATTGGAGGTCGAGGGTGTGGTAAGCCTGGGCAGTTATGATGAAAATGAAATGATCATGGAAACCGAGCAGGGCCTGCTGTCGATTAAAGGAGAGCATCTCAATATTAAGCAGCTTAATCTGGAGCAGGGGAGCCTGGTGGTGGAGGGGCTAGTCAAGGGCATTAGCTATGATGACGGTGGGCACCAGAAAAAAGGGCTGCTGGAAAGGTTTTTAAAATAG